One genomic region from Caldisericaceae bacterium encodes:
- a CDS encoding UDP-N-acetyl-D-mannosamine dehydrogenase gives MKKIAVVGLGYVGLPLALTYTLYGVKVYGIDINKNYIEKLKNGKTHVYEVYKG, from the coding sequence ATGAAAAAGATCGCTGTAGTAGGTTTAGGTTATGTAGGATTACCCCTTGCTCTTACTTACACACTCTACGGAGTAAAAGTATACGGAATTGACATTAACAAGAATTACATTGAAAAATTAAAAAATGGAAAAACGCACGTATATGAAGTATACAAAGG